In Streptomyces sp. NBC_01294, the sequence GTCCGCCGCTTCGAGTTCAGCGGAGTGCCGAATGCAGAAGTCTGGTGACATCGTGCTGCGTCCTCATCAGGAGGAAGCGGTGGAGGCTATTGTCCGGGGGCTGGATATTCCTCCTGGGAAGCGGATCCCTGAGGCTGGTCTGCGTGCCGCGGTGGTGGCGGCGTGCGGGACAGGCAAGACCTTCATGGCGGCCGCGGCGGCACTCCGGCTGGCGCGGCACGGGCGGGTCCTGGTGCTGCTTCCGACGCTGGATCTGCTGGCGCAGACGGTGGGGGATTGGCGGCTCGCCGGACACAGCGGGCCCGCCGTCGCGGTCTGCTCACTGGACGACGACCCGCAGCTGTGGCAGCTCGACGTCCGGACCACGACCTCGGCCCCGCAGCTGGGACTGTGGCACGGGCACGGCCCCGTCACCGTCTACGCCACCTACGCGTCGCTGCCGGTCATCGCCGAGGCGCACGAGGGGGCGTACGGGCTGCCCATGGACATGTTTGACCTGGTCGTCGTCGACGAGGCGCACCGGACGTCGGGGTCGGCCGGGAAGGCGTGGGCGGACGTTCACCGCCAGGAGGTGATCCCTGCGATGCGCCGGCTGTACATGACCGCGACGCCGCGGATCTGGAAGGAACGCCCTGCCCGTACGCGGGCGCAGGAGCGGGAGATGGAGGAGGCGCGGCGGCTCGCCGAGGCGGAAGAGCGCAGGGAGGCGGAGGCCGAGGGGCGGGTCTATGTCAGCAGGCCGCGCTGGGACCGGCTCCCGAAGGAGCTCGCATGCTCGATGGACGACGAGAAGGTGTTCGGACCCGTCGTCTACGAGCTGTCCCTCGCCTCCGCCATCTCCCGCGGGCTGCTGGCGAAGTACCAGATCGTCGTGGCGGAGCTGACTGATCCGGTGGTGACCCCGGACCGGCTGCTGGGTGAGGAACGGTACGAGGAGCAGCTGCGCGGTGAGCGGCTCGCCGCGCTGCAGACCGCCCTGCTGGAGACCATGTCCGCGCACGGGCTGCAGACGACGATCACCTTCCACCACCGGACGGTGGAGGCGGAGGCCTTCGCCGCCGGCCTGCACCGCGTCGCAGCCCGGCTGCACCAGGTGGACCCGGCCAGGCATCCGGAGAGGGTGTGGTCGGGATGGCTGTGCGGAGACCACGAAAGCGCCCACCGGCAGACGGTCCTCGCCGACTTCGGACGCCGAGCCGGCCGCGCCGTGCTGGCCAACTGCAAGGTCCTGGGCGAGGGCATCGACATCAGAAGTGTGGATTCGGTGGCCCTGGTCGACCCCAAGGGGTCGGCCGTGGACATCGTGCAGGCGATCGGCCGGGCCCTGCGCCAGCACCCCGGGCAGGGGAAGATGGCGACTCTGATCGTGCCCATCTTTTTGGGTGCGGATGAAAAGCCTGAGGACATGCTTTCCTCGAATTCGTACCGCCCTCTTATCCGGGTTTTGGAAGGATTGCGGGCTCACGACTCTCGTGCCGTGGAGATGCTTGCCATTCCGCAAGAGAGCCAGAAACGCGTCGTCGAGCCATCGCTGCCGGTCGGTCCGGTGCCCGAGGAGGGCGAGGAGGAGAGCCGGCTGCTGCTCCGGTTCGCGGCGCCCCGCGATCCGGCGCTGATCGCGAAGTGGATCACCTATCAGGTCATCAACACCGAACGGCAGGACTGGCGCCGAGGCGCAGAAGCCGCCCACCGCTACCGGCAGCGCGAAGGCGACCTGGGCGTCCCCTACGAGCACATCGAGGCCGAGGGGAAGTTCCCGCTGGGGCGGTGGCTGTCCGATCAGCGCAGGGCCTACCGGGCCGGGACCATGACCGGCGAGCGCGCGGCGGAGCTGGAGCAGCTGGGGATCGTGTGGGACACCGCCGACGCCGGCTTCGAGGCCAACCTCGGCGCGGCACGCGCCTACCACCAGCTGCACGGCACCCTGGCCGCGCCGCGAGGCGCGTCGATCCTCGACATCGCGATCGGACAGTGGCTCACCAATGTGCGCCGTCCCGGCGGACTCGGGAAGGACCCGGTGCGCGTGCAGCGGCGGGCCGCCGCCCTGGCCGCGATCGACCCCGACTGGAACCCGCAGACGCTGGGATGGACCGTGGACTGGCAGCGGCACTACGCCTACCTCGCCCAGCTCCTCGCGGGCGGCGCCCGGCTCGCGGACGTGGTGCCCGGTGTCACCCTGCACGGCGAGGACGTCGGACGCTGGCTCACCACCCAACGCCGGGACTGGAACCGGCTCAACGCCGAACAGCAGCGCCGGCTCGACGAACTCGACGTGACCAAGGCTCCACGCGCCCGCAGGGCCCCGGCGAAGACGGCTGCGGCCTCCCGGCCGCGCGCGGGCGGCGAGGCGTTCAAGAAAGGCCTTGAGGCCCTCGCCCGGTACATCGCACGGGAAGGCACCCTGCCAGGGCGCGCCGGAGTACAGGAAATGCCCGACGGGGACATCCACCGCGTCGGGATCTGGCTCGCCAACCAGAAACAACGCCGCGACCGGCTCGACCAGACACAGCGCGCCGCCCTCGCCGGCCTCGGTGTGGGCTGGGCTGCCTCGTGATCGTCCCGCAATCCCCGGGCCCCGGCATCGGCCAAGTCGCTAGCCCCGTCGTAGTCGCATGGGCGGGTTCGGGGTGCGGTCGTGCTCTCTCATGCACGGTCGGCGGTGCGCGTCACCTGGCCGGTACACGGCTTCGCACCGGGCGCGGCCATCTGGTCCGGGTGGACCTCGGGGACTCGGCCTCCCTGCCGAGACCAACCAGGAGGCCGGCCCTGACGAGGTGGCCGACCGCCGGGGCGGTCCCTCGGGGCGGTCCCTCGGGGCGGTCACTCGGGGCGGTCACTCGGGGCCGGCCCTGGGGAAGCGGGACCGCCGGAGCCTCTGTCAGCCGGTCCGCCGTCCAGCCCGCCCTGACCGGGCCCGCAGCACAGCCTGGACCGTCTCCAGTTCGGCGGCAAGGGCGCCCAGGGGTGGGGTAAGGCGTGGGCTGTTGGACGCGCCTGGAGGATGCGCCGGTCTCGGTATGCTCCAGCCCGGCCGGGGGCACCGCCTCCGAGACCCGGGGCTCGGCAGCGGTCTGGGCCGTGCGTTCCGGGGCACTGCCACGTCGGCGGATACGCGTCAAGCCCCGAGTTCCAGGGGGGGTGACCCGTCAGGGCTCTCCGGGGCCCAATGGAGACACGGGCCCGACACGGGCCCACCCGAAGAGGGCCGCTCCTCGGCCCCCGGGCAGTCTCTGACCGCAAGGAGCACCATCATGATCCGCACCACCACCCTGACCCAGCGTCTCGCCCTCCTCGGCGCCTCCGGAGCCCTCGCCGTAGGCGGTGCGCTACTGCCCTCTAGCGCCTTGGCCGCACCGGCACCGCAGGTCGCAGCCGTGCAGATGGCGCCCGACCACCAGGCACACCCGGTCGGCAACAAGACGACGACCAAGACCGAGACGAAGACCGTCAAACGCTTCCTGCGCGACGGCAGGGTCAAGGTCACCACGACCAAGACCATCACCAAGACGACCAAGAACCACCACGGCAAGGTGGTCAAGACGACTGTCACGACCACCGAGACCGTGCGGATCCTCCCGGCGCCGGACGACGACTGACGCGGCCGGCTGCCACGTATCCCCCGGTCGGACTGCCACCCGCCCGGACGCACGAAGCGCGAGCCGCCTCCGGGAACCCACGCTGGGGCAGGGGCATCCGTGAGACGTCGCCCATCGTCGCCGGACTTGAGCCGGCAACGATGGCCACCGCCACGCTCAGCCGGCAGACGCTGCGGCCAGCCCCGTCCCGAACGGCGGCACGTCCTGCGTGTGACGTCCAGGCGCAGCCGTGTGAACCGCATGCGGTGCCGGGAGACTCCTCCGCGGTCACCGCCCGGTCGGCGCGGGCCTGCGTCCCCAGCCGCGGGCGGCATCCCGTCCTCGCCGGGGTAATGGACGGCGGCGGTCATGCGGTCCATCTGCGGCAGGAACGCGCTCAGGCCGATACCGGCCTGCTTGTCGCCTCTGACCTTGCTTTTCAGCTGGGTCTCGATGTCGATGCGCCTTTGACCGCTCTCCGGTGCCCCCTGGTCGTTGACGGCTCTTACGGCGTAGTGAGCGATACGAGAACGGTCAATCGGCGGGGCGAAGGTCGGTGATCAGGCGGAAGCGTTGCAGAACCGCCAGTGTCGCGTCGTTCACGGTGAAGTCGGGGTCCTCCAACGCCGCACGCATCTCTTCGCTGTGCCAGAACCGCTCGTGGCCTGCCCGCCATTCGGCCACGCTGGTGTCCCCCTCCCCTTCGTCCACGACGTGCGCGAGGTCTACCTGCGCGAGCGGGACGACGCGCACGCCGGTCACCTCGATGATCGCGACCGGACGGTCGTCCGAGTCGATGACCACCGAACGGCTCCCGACTTCCGGCAGGGGTTCCCCCTCATGCTCGTAGTCGGCGACGAGCGTTGTCGTGGAGGTTTTGGAACCGTCGAGGATCGCTGCGACGAGCTGGTCGCGAAGTGGGCCAGGGAAGGCAAACTCCGCCCTGTCCATCGAGGAGAGGTTTGCGGATGGTGAGGCCGAGTCAGACGTCATGCGATCACGGTAACGACGTATTCCGCGCAAGCCAGTCAAAAGTGGACGTGTCGTGACAAGGGCCGCGGGTTGCCTCCGCACCGGCTCTGGACCGAGGGTGTGGGCTCGTGGGAGGGCTCAGGACGTCCTTGGCGCTTCGCCCGCCCATGCCCTGAAGCGGCTGGCCGATCGGTGGTGCGGGCGTGAACGGCGAGTTCCTCACCGTCATGGACGAGGCGGAAACGGGTGTTTTCTCTGGCGTCAGACCCGTGCCGCTCACCGTGCACGTCCCGCGCCCCTGGTGGGCGCGGCCTGTTGCCGGTGGGCGGGGACGGCGGCTTGGGCCGGGGCCGGCTGTCCGGGGGCCGCGGCCGCGGGGCCCTGGCCTGCACCGAGGAGATCCGGCTCCAAGCATGGCCGGCCCCGTACTCCGAGCCGCACATCACCAAACGATGGGCACGTCCCGAAGCGGAACCGCTCTGTGAACCAGCTCTTCGTGTTCACCCTGTCGTCGCACACGAAAAAGGATCCGACCCCACACCAAGATCAACACACATGTCCATCGCAAGCGTCGCGAGCCCCCACCTACGTGCTCACACAGATAGTGCACGCCGTCACCGACGAAGGAGAATAGAAGCCGTGGGGGACATCGACGACGCCCTGGAACGCGCGGCCCAGGAAGTGTTCACGCGGGAGCCACCCAAGACCCTGAAGGGCCGCATCAACTTCCTGATGGGCAAGCTGAAGACCACCAGCGCCGTGCCGCCGAGCTCGGCGTCAGCCAGCGCTCCATCGAGCGCTACCGCACCGGCGAACGCAAAACCCCGCCCAAGGCGATCACCAACCGCATCGACGCGGCCGTACGCGCCCGCTGGCAGCCTGTGGTGCGCGGCCGCCGCCGCAAGGAAGCCGCCACCCGCACCGGCATCACCGTCGAGACCCGCGCCCGGTTCGGCTACACCGCACCCGTCGGCACCACCGACGACGGCCGCATGCGCCGCCTCACCGTCCACCTCCCGCCCGCACTCAACTCGCCAAATCAAACGCTCAGTCGCATCAACGTGTGGGCACCGGGCCTGACCCGCGCACGCATATCGGCGCGGGCCCGGGTTGCTCTCCTGTCAGGGGCTGCCGATGGGAGACCAGGATCCTGGTGTGCTGGAGTATTCGTAGATGTTGGAGAGGTCTGCACTGACGCTGTAAAGGCGGTCCTTGGTCGCGACGAAGGAACTGACGGGATCGCCGATGGCAGTCCAGGTCTTCTTGGACCGGTCGTACTCCTGTAGCTTCCCGCTGGTGGCGTCGGTCGTGTAGAGGGTCGTGGAGCTGGTGAAGATCCGGTCGGTCGCGCCGCGCACGGGGTGCCAGACACCCGGCGTGCCGCTGTATTCGAAGGTGCCCTGGTGGTCGGGGCCGACGCCGTAGAGGTGGCTGGCGGTCGCCGCGAAGGAGCTGCCGGGACCCCCGATGACCGTCCAGGTCTTCTTCGACCGGTCGTACTCCTCGATGTTGCCGGTGGTGCTGTCGGTGGCGTAGAGCGTCGTGGGACTGGTGAAGATCCGGTCGGTCGCGCCTCGCACCAGGTGCCAGACACCCGGCGTGCCGCTGTACTCCATCGTGCCCAGGGTGCCGACGCCGTAGAGGTGGCTGGCGGTCGCCGCGAAGAAGCTGCCCGGGCCACCGATGACCGTCCAGGTCTTCTTCGACCCGTCGAACTCCTCGATGTTGCCGGTGCCGCTGTCGGTGGCGTAGAGCGTCGTGGGACTGGTGATGAGCCGGTTGGTCGCGTGTTTGCGGATGACGGTCCAGGCGCCGGCCTTGCCGGTGTACTCCTCGACCTGTGCGTCGGCGGTGATGCGGTAGAGGCGGCTGGAGGTCGCGGCCACGGTGCTGGCCCCGTCGCCCGGGGGCCGTGTCGGCGCTGGCGATGCCTGGGCGGATGACGTCGGGGGCGTGGACCGGGATTCCTCCGGGGCCGTCGGACCGCTGGATAACGAGCCCGGTTCTGCGGGCGCCGCGCTCTGCCGGCCCTGCCCGGGGTCGCCCAGCGAGGACGCGGTGTCGGGCTGGTCCTTCGAGCGCTGGATCTGGTTGGCGATGACGAGGACCGCGACCAGGGCCGCGAGTGCCGCCCACTGCGCAGGTGTCCTCCAGCGCCTCAGCCGGGCCGCGCGCGGGACAAGGCCAGTGGGTGGGGCCGGTGGGGCACCTTCCGCCGCGTAGCCGCGGAGACTCGGATCCGCCGGGGCCGCCGGCGGTTGGTCCGGGGCGGTCTCGCTCGGGCGCTTCGGTGCGGCGTCGTCCGAGGTCGGCGGGTTGTCCGCGGACAACCCGGCCGTGTCGTCGCGGACGATCGCCGGCGTCGGAGCCTGGTCAGGGCCGGGAGCGGGGCCGCCCGGGGCCGGGGCCGACATGGGGGCGGGGCCCGGAGCCGGTGCGGCGGCGGGCGGGGCAGGGGTTGCTGCCATGGCGGCGGCGTGGAGGCGACGCGCCTCCTGGAGCTTGGCACCTCTGGTGCGGGCGTCGCGGGGGAAGCGGTCCTCGATGATCTGGTTGAGGCGGGGCAGTGGAATGGTCTTCAGGCCGGAGCGGTACTCGCTCCACACGCTCCTGCTCAGCTGGTACCGCTCCTCCAGCCGGCTCACCGTGTCCTCCGCGGTCAGCTCCCGCAGGAACTGCGCGAGGGCATTCGCCTCGGCCGTGCGGCCCTTCAACGGCCCCGGAAGGCGCCCCGGTCGGTTCATCTCTCCCCCTTCGACGTCCGGCGTGTTCGGGGAAGTTCGCGCAAGTTCGCGGTTGTCCGGTGACCACCACCCCGCTGACCTGCGCTGATCCCTCAACGCCCCAACGGACAATCAGACCAGGTCACAACGTGGGTCTCCAGCACTTCCCAGACAAACTCACTGGAGCATCCTGTGACCCGACTTCCCCCGGGGGACCGTGCCCTGTCCCCATATCCCGTCAGCCAGCCGGCAATGCGGCTGCGGCGCTTCGGCGTGCTGCTGGCCGGTGCCCTCACCGTCACCATCATCGCCGTACTCCCCGCCCACGCCGCGAGCACTCAGTCCGACAGCGCCCCGGTCACCTCCACCGGCACCCTGGGAGCGGGCGCCGCAGCAGGAGAGACCGTCACCCGTGACCAGGTGACCAAGCGGGCGCAGGCCTGGGTCGACGCCGAGGTCCCCTACAGCTCGAACGGGCTCGGGTCTCCCTTCAGCTGGTGGGCCGACGCCGCCACCGGTGGCCGCTACCGCCAGGACTGCTCCGGATTCGTCTCGATGGCCTGGCAGCTGAAGTCCAGCCTGAGCACCCGCTCCCTGCCCTCCGTCGCCACCAGGATCGACGTCGCGGATCTCAAGCCCGGCGACGTCCTCAACTCCAGCCAGCACGCGGTGATCTTCGGCGGCTGGACCGATCAGGCCAAGGGCACCTTCACCTACTACCAGCAGAGCAGCCGCTCCCGCCCCACCAACAAGTCCGAGGGCAGCATCCACGCCCCCACCCTCGCCGGACACCCCACCAGCTCCTACACCGCCCTGCGCTACAAGCACATCACCGACAGCCCAAGCGCCGCGCCGGCTCCCTCGGGCGAGAAGACCGCCAAGGCCGTACCCAGTCCCGCCAGTGCGAAGCGCGGCCCCGCCGGCACGACGCCGGACCCCGACAAGGGCTGGACCCCGAGCGTGCCCAGGATGTGGGTGAACGCGGTGTCCAAGAAGTGCCTGGAGATCCGGGGCGACACCACCGCCGACGGCGACCTCGCCAGCCAGTGGGACTGCAACAACTCCGCCACCCAGCAGTGGACCAGCTCCCAGGCCGGCGCCACCGGCATCCTCACCAACGCCAACTCCGGGCTGTGCCTGGAAGTGCGGGCCGACGCCGTCCACAACGGCGCCAATGCCAACCAGTGGGACTGCAACGGCTCCGCCACCCAGACCTGGCGCCAGGAGCCCGCCAAGGGCGGCGGCTGGAACCTCGTCAACGCCAACTCCGGCAAGTGCCTGGAGATCAGCGCGGACACCCCCGGCAACGGCGCCGTGGCCTACCAGCGCGACTGCGACGGCTCACCCGCCCAGACCTGGCTCTGATCCGGCCCGCCCTCCGCACGCCATGGCGCGCCGCTCACCCCTGGGCGGGAAGCCCGCCAACCATCCATCCACCGATTCGAGGAGCATGCTGTGGCCCGTCTCCTGTCCCGCGATCGCAACCGGTCCCGTACACGTAAACAGCCCCGACTCGTCCAGCGGATCAGCCTCCTGGTAGCCGGCACCCTGACCGCAGGCCTGATCTCCACCGTTCCCGCGGCGGCGGCCGACACCCCTGCCGTACCGGCCGCACCCGTCACCCTGGCATCGGTGGCCGCCACCGGCGACGACCAGCTGTTCGCCCTCGCCGCCGACCACAGCGCCGTCTACCGCTGGAGCGGGCACGGCACGGAGTGGGCCAAGATCGGCGGCCCCGCCCAGGATCTCTACGCCGGTGGAGCCGGGCTCTTCGCCACCAGCCGCGGCAGCGGACAGCTGAACAAGTACAACGGGCAGCCGGACAGCTGGTCCCAGATCGGCGGTGCGGGTGCGGACTTCGCCGTCACCGGCGACCACCTCTACGGCCTGAACCCCGACCGCACCGCCGTCTACGAATGGACCGGCAACGGCACCAACTGGACCAAGATCGGGGGACCTGCCCAAGATCTCCACGCCGGTGGAGCCGGGCTCTTCGCCACCAGCCGCGGCAGCGGACAGCTGAACAAGTACAACGGGCAGCCGGACAGCTGGTCCCAGATCGGCGGTGCGGGTGCGGACTTCGCCGTCACCGGCGACCACCTCTACGGCCTGAACCCCGACCGCACCGCCGTCTACGAATGGACCGGCAACGGCACCAACTGGACCAAGATCGGGGGACCTGCCCAAGATCTCCACGCCGGTGGAGCCGGGCTCTTCGCCACCAGCACCGACCGGAAGATCCACCGCTACAGCGGACAGCCCGAACAATGGGGACAGGTCGGCGAAGCGGGCAAGGCCTTCACCGCTGGCGGCAGCCACCTCTACGGTCTTGCACCCGACGGCAACAGCGTCCATCGATGGAGCGGCCAGGGCACCGACTGGACCGCCCTCGGCGCACCTGCAACGCCCGTCAGTCCCCCGGCGCCGCCGCAGCCGACGGAGCAGGCACAGCCCCCTGCCGCTCCTGACCCCGCGGACGAGAGCCCGGCTGCAGATGAGGACGGGCTGGAAGACGAGGACCCCGAGCCGGCCGAGGGTGGTGATGCGGCGCTCACCATGGCCGTCACCGCCAAGGACGACCTCTACACCCTGACACCCGACCGCAGCGCACTGTGGCGCCGCAGCGGCAGCCGGTGGGAGCAGATCAGCGGCCCTGCCGGCTCCGTGTACGCCGGCCGCGCGGGAGTGTTCATCACCCGCCCCGACACAAACAAGCAGATCAGCAAGTACAACGACGAGGCCAGGACCTGGGAGCCGATCGGCGAGGCGAACGGCAGCTTTGCCGTCACCGGTGACCACCTCTACCACCTCACCCCCGACGGCATCGGGCAGTGGGACGGCGACGACTGGACCGGGATCGGCGGCCCGGCGAAGAACATCTACGCCGGCGGAGCAGGCCTCTTCGCCACCAACCCCGACACCGGCCACATCTACCAATACGGCGGCACCCCCGACCACTGGACCGAGATCGGCGGCCCCGGCGCCACCTTCACCTCAGGCCACGACCACCTCTACGCCATCGCCCCCGACCACTCCGCCGTCTACGAATGGACCGGCAACGGCACCGAATGGACCCGGATCGGCGGCCCCGCGGAGAACATCTACGCCGGCGGAGCAGGCCTCTTCGCCACCAACCCCGACACCGGCCACATCTACCAGTACAACGGCACACCCGACCAGTGGACCGAGATCGGCGGGCCCGGCGCCACCTTCACCGTCAGCGACACCCAGCTCTACGGCCTCACCCCCGACCGCAGCGCCACCTACCGATGGGACGGCAAAGCCGGCTGGACCCGGATCGGCGGACCCGAGAACGCCGCAGAGCGAGAAGAAGACGAACGGCTCCTTCGCGAGAACTGCCAGCCCGCGGGCCGAGACTGCGTGAAGGAACTCCGCGACGCCGAAAAGATCCTCGAGACCAGCCTCACCGACTGGCTCAAGGACAACAGCCTCGACTTCCTCCTCGACACCTTCAGCATCAACGACATCCGCAAGTGCGCCGCCGACACCGACCTCAACCGCTGCCTCACCGTCCTACTCGACGCCGGCAGCGTCATCCTCGGCGTCGGCGCATACAAAAAATCCAAGAACACATTCAATAAGGCGAAGGGCCTACACGAATTCGCCGACAAGGCAAATAAAGCCCGCGACACCTACAACGACCTTCGCAAGATCATCAACACCGCGCGCAAGGCCGCGAAGAACTTCCCCGACCAGCCTGATCAAGCCGCCGACATCTTCGCGTGTAACAGCTTCCCGGCAGGCACGCCGGTGCTGATGGCGAACGGCTCCCACAGGCCGATCGAGGACGTACGGGCGGGCGACCTGGTCCTTGCGACCGAACCCGGCGGTAACACTGAGCTGACCCAGCCCCGGCCCGTCCAGTCGGTACCGTTCACCTCCGCGTACACGGACAAGACGTTCGTACGCGTGACCGTCCCCGGCGATGGCGGCGTGACGGCGTCCGTCACCTCCACCGAGAACCACCGGTACTGGCTGCCCGAGCGCCAGACCTGGGCGCCCGCCGGCGAACTGCGTGTGGGCGACCGCCTGCGGACCTCCGAAGGCGAGCAGGTCACGGTGAGCGCCACCGTCCGGTACGCCGACCGCCGGGACACGTACGACCTCGATGTCACCGGCATCGACAGCTACTACGTGCAGGTCGGCACCGACGACGTCCTCGTCCACAACTGCACCGACCTGGCGCGCGCGGAACGGGAGTTCCCGGGCGTCGCGCACACGCTGGACGAGCACGTCAACGTGACCCTGCAGGAGATGAAAGACCTGGCCGCCGAGAAGACGGTCCGGATCGGCAGGCCCACGCGCAACTCCCGGTGGTCGAGCGCGGACCTCGCTCAGAAGGCGGTCAACCAGCTCGTCGAGGAGAACAAGGCCCGCATCGCGAAGTGGGTCGCGGACTCGGGCAAGCCCAATGGGAAGCAGCAGCTCCCGCTCACCGGCACGTACGGCACCGGATCGCTCGGCGACAGCATGGACCACCTGGGCAACTACCGTCCGACGACGAGCAACCGCTTCACCGTGACCCTGGTCGCCAAGAAGGGCCACAAGCCCGGCGGCTTCTACGTCCTGACCGCCTACCCGCTGTAAGGAGGACAACCATGCACAACCCGGTGGCAGAACGGGACGAACTCACCTTCGGCTTCGGGGCGACCGACCTGGGCTCGTCCTTCCACGGCGACTGGGTTCTCTACGCCGAAACCGAACTCGACCACATCACCCATTGGTACGGGCCGGAGGGCGGCCCCACCCGCCTCCTCCTGCTCATCGAGGACCTCTTGCGGCTGCGAGACTCCGGCCTCGACGGCGAGGAGATCAACCTGCTGTGGCGAGCCACGGACCCGCAGCTCGGCGGCTCCCCTGAGATCCGCGGCCAGGAGCGCGAGTGGCTCGACCGCGTGCTGGCGTGGGCTGTCCCAGTCGCGCTCGCGCGCGGCGCCTCAGTCGAGTCCTGCACGACGTACCCGGTGTGCGTGCCCGACGGCACGTCGGCGGCGGCAGCCGAGCACCGGAGACTGACCGCGGAAGTGGTGGACCTCGTAGGGCTGCTCAACCAGCACTGCGAGAGCCACACGCCGCTTGACGCCACGCAGGCGGCATTGAGGCGCTGCGCCGAGACGCTCTGCGCCGAACTGGCCTTCCGCTCCCTGCTCTGCGCCGCCAGCCACTTCTCCACGCAGCTGTCCCCGGCGACGTACAGCCGCCTCGAACGCCTCAGCACGGCGTTCGGGTACGGCCCGCACGTGGTCGACGCGGTCAAGTACCTAATGGACTGACCTGGGTGACACGCCGCCGCCCTTGGAGGCGTCGGCGTTGATGAAGAGGCGGTTCACCTCCCCCAGCGCCAGCACCAGCGCACATCGGCCCCCTCGCCACGTCCCGGCGAGGGGCCGCTTTCGACTCGAAGGCTACCGGCAGGATATTCGTCACATGGTTCGCCTCGTTCATGGACGGACAGCGCGAACGCCTGAACAACTCGAGCATCCTGCCCCTGCCCCCAG encodes:
- a CDS encoding RNase A-like domain-containing protein, with amino-acid sequence MARLLSRDRNRSRTRKQPRLVQRISLLVAGTLTAGLISTVPAAAADTPAVPAAPVTLASVAATGDDQLFALAADHSAVYRWSGHGTEWAKIGGPAQDLYAGGAGLFATSRGSGQLNKYNGQPDSWSQIGGAGADFAVTGDHLYGLNPDRTAVYEWTGNGTNWTKIGGPAQDLHAGGAGLFATSRGSGQLNKYNGQPDSWSQIGGAGADFAVTGDHLYGLNPDRTAVYEWTGNGTNWTKIGGPAQDLHAGGAGLFATSTDRKIHRYSGQPEQWGQVGEAGKAFTAGGSHLYGLAPDGNSVHRWSGQGTDWTALGAPATPVSPPAPPQPTEQAQPPAAPDPADESPAADEDGLEDEDPEPAEGGDAALTMAVTAKDDLYTLTPDRSALWRRSGSRWEQISGPAGSVYAGRAGVFITRPDTNKQISKYNDEARTWEPIGEANGSFAVTGDHLYHLTPDGIGQWDGDDWTGIGGPAKNIYAGGAGLFATNPDTGHIYQYGGTPDHWTEIGGPGATFTSGHDHLYAIAPDHSAVYEWTGNGTEWTRIGGPAENIYAGGAGLFATNPDTGHIYQYNGTPDQWTEIGGPGATFTVSDTQLYGLTPDRSATYRWDGKAGWTRIGGPENAAEREEDERLLRENCQPAGRDCVKELRDAEKILETSLTDWLKDNSLDFLLDTFSINDIRKCAADTDLNRCLTVLLDAGSVILGVGAYKKSKNTFNKAKGLHEFADKANKARDTYNDLRKIINTARKAAKNFPDQPDQAADIFACNSFPAGTPVLMANGSHRPIEDVRAGDLVLATEPGGNTELTQPRPVQSVPFTSAYTDKTFVRVTVPGDGGVTASVTSTENHRYWLPERQTWAPAGELRVGDRLRTSEGEQVTVSATVRYADRRDTYDLDVTGIDSYYVQVGTDDVLVHNCTDLARAEREFPGVAHTLDEHVNVTLQEMKDLAAEKTVRIGRPTRNSRWSSADLAQKAVNQLVEENKARIAKWVADSGKPNGKQQLPLTGTYGTGSLGDSMDHLGNYRPTTSNRFTVTLVAKKGHKPGGFYVLTAYPL
- a CDS encoding RICIN domain-containing protein; the protein is MTRLPPGDRALSPYPVSQPAMRLRRFGVLLAGALTVTIIAVLPAHAASTQSDSAPVTSTGTLGAGAAAGETVTRDQVTKRAQAWVDAEVPYSSNGLGSPFSWWADAATGGRYRQDCSGFVSMAWQLKSSLSTRSLPSVATRIDVADLKPGDVLNSSQHAVIFGGWTDQAKGTFTYYQQSSRSRPTNKSEGSIHAPTLAGHPTSSYTALRYKHITDSPSAAPAPSGEKTAKAVPSPASAKRGPAGTTPDPDKGWTPSVPRMWVNAVSKKCLEIRGDTTADGDLASQWDCNNSATQQWTSSQAGATGILTNANSGLCLEVRADAVHNGANANQWDCNGSATQTWRQEPAKGGGWNLVNANSGKCLEISADTPGNGAVAYQRDCDGSPAQTWL
- a CDS encoding DEAD/DEAH box helicase: MQKSGDIVLRPHQEEAVEAIVRGLDIPPGKRIPEAGLRAAVVAACGTGKTFMAAAAALRLARHGRVLVLLPTLDLLAQTVGDWRLAGHSGPAVAVCSLDDDPQLWQLDVRTTTSAPQLGLWHGHGPVTVYATYASLPVIAEAHEGAYGLPMDMFDLVVVDEAHRTSGSAGKAWADVHRQEVIPAMRRLYMTATPRIWKERPARTRAQEREMEEARRLAEAEERREAEAEGRVYVSRPRWDRLPKELACSMDDEKVFGPVVYELSLASAISRGLLAKYQIVVAELTDPVVTPDRLLGEERYEEQLRGERLAALQTALLETMSAHGLQTTITFHHRTVEAEAFAAGLHRVAARLHQVDPARHPERVWSGWLCGDHESAHRQTVLADFGRRAGRAVLANCKVLGEGIDIRSVDSVALVDPKGSAVDIVQAIGRALRQHPGQGKMATLIVPIFLGADEKPEDMLSSNSYRPLIRVLEGLRAHDSRAVEMLAIPQESQKRVVEPSLPVGPVPEEGEEESRLLLRFAAPRDPALIAKWITYQVINTERQDWRRGAEAAHRYRQREGDLGVPYEHIEAEGKFPLGRWLSDQRRAYRAGTMTGERAAELEQLGIVWDTADAGFEANLGAARAYHQLHGTLAAPRGASILDIAIGQWLTNVRRPGGLGKDPVRVQRRAAALAAIDPDWNPQTLGWTVDWQRHYAYLAQLLAGGARLADVVPGVTLHGEDVGRWLTTQRRDWNRLNAEQQRRLDELDVTKAPRARRAPAKTAAASRPRAGGEAFKKGLEALARYIAREGTLPGRAGVQEMPDGDIHRVGIWLANQKQRRDRLDQTQRAALAGLGVGWAAS
- a CDS encoding ASCH domain-containing protein, whose amino-acid sequence is MTSDSASPSANLSSMDRAEFAFPGPLRDQLVAAILDGSKTSTTTLVADYEHEGEPLPEVGSRSVVIDSDDRPVAIIEVTGVRVVPLAQVDLAHVVDEGEGDTSVAEWRAGHERFWHSEEMRAALEDPDFTVNDATLAVLQRFRLITDLRPAD